One region of Oryza sativa Japonica Group chromosome 10, ASM3414082v1 genomic DNA includes:
- the LOC4348051 gene encoding disease resistance protein RGA2 produces MELAVSAVTGEIVSRFISFLLSKYSSHEISEEKQLERLQQLLLRVSTVVEEADGRYITNSGMLMQLKGLADAMYRGHHVLDMFRCRNKIQENSIKEVSSPFPPLKRFRAIVDAAGNNKARYLELHKTLRILEAAVDHMAEFVVILGGCDRMSRRPYDAYLYTDNFMFGRHTEKQRLLNFLLEYNSQGLPPVLPIIGSLAVGKKTLVAHVCADERVQSQFSSILHLNEDDLLRLAHSDTLLSGKMLVVVEFVSDLNEKNWEEFYTSLTQMNQGSKVITISRFRKSEKLGTVKPIALDIHSYEELSYLFKTLAFGSVNPKDHPRLLQIAEEFAMQLQLKSSLVAANFLADVLRRNLDVNFWLCMLNRCITVAEKNFSLYGEHTRLLLEQGHRVDITNFDSSPAAPLHIVPGVGANSTGKDLPRVKFTELLLDPSVRPKGEFNLVSWESRLPPYTSFVHFVPNYSQDFSKDTPLSGRKRRGVPS; encoded by the coding sequence ATGGAGCTTGCGGTATCAGCAGTAACCGGTGAAATCGTCAGCCGgttcatctccttcctcctgaGCAAGTACTCGAGCCATGAAATTTCAGAGGAGAAGCAGCTGGAAAGACTGCAGCAGCTGCTCCTACGAGTATCCACGGTCGTCGAGGAGGCGGATGGGCGATACATCACCAACTCCGGGATGCTGATGCAGCTGAAGGGGCTTGCAGATGCCATGTACCGAGGCCACCATGTCCTGGACATGTTCAGGTGCAGGAACAAAATTCAGGAGAATTCCATCAAGGAGGTTAGTAGCCCATTTCCTCCTCTCAAACGTTTTCGCGCAATTGTTGATGCTGCTGGGAACAACAAGGCCAGGTACCTTGAGCTGCATAAAACTTTGAGAATTTTAGAAGCAGCTGTTGATCACATGGCAGAATTTGTGGTGATTTTGGGTGGATGCGATCGCATGTCGCGGAGGCCATATGATGCATACCTGTACACAGATAACTTCATGTTTGGCCGTCATACTGAAAAGCAGAGGCTCCTGAATTTCCTGTTGGAATACAACTCACAAGGTCTGCCTCCTGTTCTTCCAATCATTGGTAGCCTTGCAGTAGGGAAGAAAACTCTGGTTGCACATGTCTGCGCCGATGAGAGGGTTCAATCTCAGTTCTCTTCAATTTTGCATTTGAATGAAGATGATCTTTTGAGATTAGCACACAGTGATACTCTCTTATCAGGGAAGATGTTGGTAGTTGTTGAATTTGTTTCAGATTTGAATGAGAAGAATTGGGAGGAATTCTATACATCTCTGACACAAATGAATCAAGGAAGCAAGGTGATCACCATAAGCAGGTTTAGAAAATCAGAGAAACTTGGTACTGTGAAGCCAATTGCACTTGACATCCATTCATACGAAGAATTGAGCTACCTCTTCAAGACGCTCGCATTTGGGAGTGTGAACCCTAAGGACCATCCACGATTACTGCAAATAGCCGAAGAATTTGCCATGCAATTGCAGTTGAAAAGTTCACTTGTCGCAGCGAATTTTCTTGCAGATGTATTGAGAAGGAATTTGGATGTCAACTTCTGGCTTTGCATGCTGAACAGGTGCATAACAGTGGCTGAAAAGAACTTCTCCTTGTACGGTGAGCATACAAGGTTACTTCTTGAACAAGGTCATCGTGTAGACATCACCAACTTTGATTCATCTCCAGCTGCTCCATTGCACATCGTACCAGGTGTTGGTGCCAATAGTACAGGGAAGGACTTGCCAAGGGTTAAATTTACAGAACTATTACTAGATCCTAGTGTTAGACCAAAAGGTGAGTTTAATCTAGTGTCATGGGAATCAAGGCTACCTCCTTATACATCATTCGTTCACTTTGTTCCAAATTATTCTCAAGATTTTTCTAAAGATACACCCTTGTCAGGAAGGAAGCGTCGTGGAGTTCCTTCCTAA
- the LOC4348052 gene encoding disease resistance protein RGA2, with product MEIAVSAVTGELFSRFISFLLSKYSSHEISEDKQLERLQQLLLRICAVVEEADGRYITNSGMLMQLKGLADAMYRGHHVLDMLRCRTLTQENSIKEVQVGSPFPPLKRFRAIVDAAGKDKARYFEIHRTLEILETAVDHMPEFVVLLGGCERMSRRPYDAYLYIDNFMFGRHTEKQRLLNFLLEYNPPSLPAVLPIVGGHAVGKKTLIAHVCADERVQSQFSSILHLNEDDLLRIAHSDTLLSGKMLVVVEFVSDLNEKNWEEFYTSLAQMNEGSKVITISRFRKSEKLGTVKPILLDIHSHEELTYLFKTLAFGSANPMDHPRLLQVAEEFAMQLQLRGSLISVNICADVLRWNLDVNFWISILNRCITVAEKNFSLYGKHVRSLFEQGHRLDITNFASSSAAPLHIIPFAGHSSALKDLQRVTLRELLLDPSVRPKGDFNLVSWESRLPPYTSFIHFVPNYSQDFPKDKPLSGRKRRGDPS from the coding sequence ATGGAGATTGCAGTATCAGCAGTAACCGGTGAACTCTTCAGCCGgttcatctccttcctcctgaGCAAGTACTCGAGCCATGAAATTTCAGAGGATAAGCAGCTGGAAAGACTGCAGCAGCTGCTCCTACGAATATGCGCGGTCGTCGAGGAGGCGGACGGGCGATACATCACCAACTCTGGGATGCTGATGCAGCTGAAGGGGCTTGCAGATGCCATGTACCGAGGGCACCATGTCCTGGACATGCTCAGGTGCAGGACCTTAACTCAGGAGAATTCCATCAAGGAGGTTCAGGTTGGCAGCCCATTTCCCCCTCTCAAACGTTTTCGCGCAATTGTTGATGCTGCTGGGAAGGACAAGGCCAGGTACTTTGAGATTCATAGAACTTTGGAGATATTAGAAACAGCTGTTGATCACATGCCAGAATTTGTTGTGCTTTTGGGTGGATGCGAGCGAATGTCGCGGAGGCCATATGATGCATATCTTTACATAGACAACTTCATGTTTGGCCGTCATACTGAAAAGCAGAGGCTTCTGAATTTCCTGTTGGAATACAACCCTCCAAGTCTTCCTGCTGTTCTTCCAATCGTGGGAGGTCATGCAGTTGGGAAAAAAACTCTGATTGCACATGTATGCGCTGATGAGCGGGTTCAATCTCAGTTCTCTTCAATTTTGCATTTGAATGAAGATGATCTTTTGAGAATAGCACACAGTGATACTCTCTTGTCAGGGAAGATGTTGGTAGTTGTTGAGTTTGTTTCAGATTTGAATGAGAAAAATTGGGAGGAATTCTATACAAGTCTAGCACAAATGAATGAAGGAAGCAAGGTGATAACCATAAGCAGGTTTAGAAAATCAGAGAAACTTGGAACTGTGAAGCCAATTTTACTTGACATCCATTCACATGAAGAATTGACCTACCTTTTCAAGACACTCGCATTTGGAAGTGCAAACCCTATGGACCATCCACGATTACTGCAAGTAGCCGAAGAATTTGCCATGCAATTGCAGTTGAGAGGGTCACTTATCTCAGTGAATATTTGTGCAGATGTATTAAGATGGAATTTGGATGTCAATTTCTGGATTAGTATACTGAACAGGTGCATAACAGTGGCTGAAAAGAACTTCTCCTTGTACGGTAAGCATGTTAGGTCACTTTTTGAACAAGGTCATCGTCTAGATATCACCAACTTTGCTTCATCTTCAGCTGCTCCATTGCACATCATACCATTTGCTGGTCACAGTAGTGCACTGAAGGACTTACAAAGGGTTACATTAAGAGAACTATTACTAGATCCTAGTGTTAGACCAAAAGGTGACTTCAATCTAGTTTCATGGGAATCAAGGCTACCTCCTTATACTTCATTTATTCACTTTGTTCCAAATTATTCTCAAgattttcctaaagataaacCCTTGTCAGGAAGGAAGCGTCGAGGAGATCCTTCCTAA